One Engystomops pustulosus chromosome 11, aEngPut4.maternal, whole genome shotgun sequence DNA window includes the following coding sequences:
- the LOC140105461 gene encoding olfactory receptor 5AR1-like, protein MVEDCDHNITAFVFEGLTDVTNLNSPLFLLFLFTYLLIIVGNGTIFLVILFDSHLHTPMYIYLMNLAAIDIITTLNIIPKLLHMLLTQYSRILFSECIAQMYIFSSLISTEILLLAAMAYDRYLAICHPLHYICRMTLRKCVGLSFTSWTIGFSDTIGHAVLISKMSFSSSHHIDHFFCDFSPLLKISCSDTSLVEILNYIEGAIIGFLTFLLITVSYVFIICTILRIKSSKGRKKAFSTCSSHLICVVVFFGTIMCLHMKPTSDRYSKQDKFFALVYVVFVPFANPFIYSLKNKDVKQVFLKLWNFSKC, encoded by the coding sequence ATGGTAGAAGACTGTGATCATAATATAACAGCCTTTGTATTTGAAGGACTCACTGATGTTACAAATCTCAACTCTCCACTTTTTCTACTATTTTTGTTTACTTACCTCCTCATCATTGTTGGAAATGGTACAATCTTTTTAGTTATTTTGTTTGATTCCCATTTACACACTCCCATGTACATTTATTTAATGAATCTGGCTGCCATTGACATTATAACTACTTTAAATATTATTCCTAAACTATTACACATGCTCCTGACCCAATATAGTAGAATTCTATTTTCCGAATGCATCGCCCAGATGTACATTTTTTCATCTCTGATCAGCACTGAAATTCTTCTACTTGCAGCAATGGCCTATGATCGCTATTTAGCCATCTGTCATCCTTTGCATTACATATGCCGAATGACTTTGAGGAAATGTGTGGGCCTATCATTTACCTCTTGGACCATTGGTTTTTCGGACACTATAGGTCATGCAGTTCTCATCTCAAAAATGTCCTTTAGTTCATCCCATCACATTGATCATTTCTTCTGTGATTTTTCCCCATTGCTGAAGATTTCCTGTAGTGACACATCTCTAGTGGAAATATTAAACTATATAGAAGGAGCAATTATTGGATTTCTGACCTTTCTACTTATTACGGTATCATATGTCTTCATCATTTGTACAATTCTTAGAATAAAATCTTCTAAAGGACGAAAGAAAGCTTTTTCAACGTGTTCCTCACATCTCATCTGTGTTGTTGTATTTTTTGGAACTATAATGTGCCTTCACATGAAACCAACTTCAGATCGTTATTCAAAGCAGGACAAGTTCTTTGCGCTTGTATATgttgtttttgttccatttgcaaACCCTTTCATCTACAGTCTTAAGAATAAAGATGTCAAACAAGTTTTTCTCAAACTGTGGAATTTTTCTAAATGTTAG